The genomic window GCCGCGCCAGCTTGCGATGGTTTGTTGACGCTGCTGGACGAACCTCTGCCAGCGGATGCAGCAGTTGCCGGAACCAGCGGCGGCTTGACAGCGCGAGCAGGAGCAGCAGTGGCGGCGGCCGGCGATGCAGAGGGTGTCGTGGGCCTGGCTGCGTTGGCCGGCACTGATGTCGTCACGCCCGAGCGGGCTGCCGAAGAAGATGTGTTTGCCTGGTCTCGTTGGGCGATCTGTGTCTGGCTCGGTGGCGCATGATGTTTCCTGTAGTAGGCTTCAAAAATGGCGCCCGCTACTGGCGCGCTGTGCGTCCCACCGAAGCCAATGTTTTCAATCAGCACCACAACGGCGATCTCTGGTTTGTCAAGCGGGGCAAACGCCGCGAACCAGGCATGATCCTTGAACTCGCCACGGGTTTTGTGCAGCGCCACCACCTGCGCCGTGCCCGTCTTACCACTCACATCGAAGCCTTTGACGGCGGCGCGCGTGCCTGTTCCACCCTCGTTCACCACAGCCCACAGTCCCTTGGCCACAAGCTCGTGCGTTTCCTTACTCATGCGAATCCTGAGCGGACGATCATCTTGATACGGCGTGCGCGGTCCTGGCGCGCCAACTTCCAACAGTAGATGCGGCGTGTGAAGCACACCACCCATCGCAATGCCGGCATAGGCGCGCAGCAATTGCAATGGTGTGATGGCGACAGCGCCTTGTCCAACAGAAGCGATGACCGTATCGTGATCGCGCCACTCGGGGTCTCTCGGATTGCGCCGCTTGACATGGCGTCCTGGAATGATGCCTTCACGCTCGCCAGGTAAGTCTATGCCGGTACGCTGCCCCAGTCCCATGCTCTTGACCCACTCATGCATGCGATCCACGCCGAGCTTCAAGCCGAGCCGGTAAAAGTATCCGTCACAGGAGACGCGCAACGCGTTATGCACATCAGGAGCGCCATGCGACCCCATGCAACGGGTAAAGCGATTGCCGATTTGAATGCCGCCGCCACACAAAATACGCGAATCCTGTCGGGTAATCACGCGCTCTTCCAACGCGGCCACAGCAATCAATGGCTTCCAGGTTGATCCGCTCGGATAAGTGCCTTGAATGGCGCGGTTGTACAACGGCAACTGGCGATCCCGGAGCAGCGCCTGATATTCCTCTTTACCGGCAGGCGTTTTGATGCGTTGGGAGAAGAGATTCGGATCAAATGACGGATGACTGACCATCGCCAGAATTTCACCATTGCGTGGGTCCATCGCAATGACCACGCCACGGCGGTCTGCTAACTGTTCTTCCGCCACGCGCTGCAAATCCAGATCAATAGTCAGGCGCAGGTCGCGCCCTGGCACGGGGTCAACTCGGTCCAGTTCCTCAATCTCTCGGCCTGTGCTATCCACCACCACGCGACGCATGCCATCTTTGCCGCGCAACAAGCTGTCATAGTATTTCTCGATGCCGGCTTTTCCGATAATATCGCCTGGACGGTAATCCTTGAATTCGGGCTGCTCCAATTCTTGCGGAGAAATTTCGCTGACGTAACCAAGTACATGGGCCAGCAATGGCCCGTCAGGATAGCGCCGGATCGGTTGCTCGACAATGTCCAGCTCAGGATACTCCAGTTGATGCGCTCGAACCCAGGCCACATCAGCCGTGGTTGCATTCTCCTTAATCACGATCGGATACCACGAGGGCCGCCGCTTGACCGCGTTCATATAGCCACTAATCAGATCGGTATCCAACGCCAATCCACGAATCTTCAGTTCATTGACCACCTCCATCACCGTGCGACCGCGAGCTTGCACTTCTTCGCGGTTCATGATGATGGTCAGACTCGGATTGTTCTCGATCAGGACGCGACCTTCGCGGTCAAATACAAACCCGCGTGGCGCCAGGATAGGCAGTGTCTTGAGCCGATTGTTCTCGGCTCGCTTCAGGTACTCCTCATGGTGGATCACCTGCAACGACCACAGGCGCAAAATAATGGCAACGAATGACAGCACTAACCCATATTGAATGATGGCCAGACGATGGCCCTCGTTCACTTTCCGAGCCTTTTCCGCCAATTCATTCAATTTGAGGTCCATACTGCACTACCTCATCTGCCCTAATCGAACCGTTCGACGTTCGCGTCGCCCTGCCCGCCCTGTCATGTACCGGTCTAGCAGGGGAAAGATAATGATGGCACCAATAAAATTAGCCAGCAATGGCCAAGCCAACCGGCGCAGTAAATTTTCTTGGACAGGCGGCTCGATTAACGACACACCGAACAACGAGTGAAGACCGACGAAAATCAGTCCATGAAGGATAGAAGCGCCAGCCATCACAAACAGCCGGAGCAACGGGCTATCCAGCGCAAAGCGAACACTGAGCGATCCGGTCAAGAACGCGATCACCGTCTTGCAAAAGCTTTGTGTTCCAAGAATCCCGCCGGAGAAGCTGTCTTGTACCAGCCCAGCCCCAGCCCCCAGTAACATGGAGCGCAGCGGGTCCCGTCCGAAACAACTATAGACAACCACAATCAAGACCAGGTCCAGATGGCTCAAATTGAACGATGGAAAACGCAGATAACTCGACACGAGTAATTGGATGAGTAATGCCGCGATCGTTGATAGAATGATCTTCGTTACGCTCACTCCGCCCGCCAGCAGGCCCTCGACGCTTCAGTTGAAGCGAGCCAGGATGATACGTGCCGCCACATCCCGCGCCAACTTACCGGCTGGCATCGCAGCCCGTGGCGCGCCCTAGATGCAGCCCCGTCCCTCGCCTCATGCCTCATTCCATTCAGTTGTCCGCCGCCACCGAACTATCTAACTCAATTTTGCTCGGACGACTCAACAACACAATGACTTCTTCCAATTTTGCCAATGGCGCCAACGGCTCGATGGTGATGTCATGCGACACCATGACCGATCCCTTTTGCACTGCGATGATGCGTCCAATAGGAATGCCCGGCGGATAGATGCCATCCTGCCCGGATGTATACACGATCTCTCCCAATGGGACGATCTCCCGACCGGGCACATAGCGCATCTTGCATAGAGCTTCATTCCTGCCTTCGACAACACCGAGCGCGCGCGATTGGCCAATCACCCCGATCACAGCGCCCGCTCCACTGCGCTCATCGGTAATCAATTGCACCTGTGCGACCGACGGCCCTAAGGCAATCACACGACCGACCAAGCCTTCAGGCGTCATCACCACACTGTTATGAGCGACTCCGTCGCGTCGCCCGCGATCAATCAAAATCGTTCCAAACCAACCCGACACGTCCCGTTGAATCACCCGAGCTATTACACTGCTGCCCATCTGCGTTTGTTGATAGCGAGCCAGCGTGTCCAGTCGCGTGGCAGCGCGTGTCGCCTCTTTCAGTTGGTGCAATTCCAACTGTGTTTGTGCCAGTTGTCGGCGTAACTGCTCAACCTCCTGCTTGGAGCGGCGCAAATCAGCATAGTTTTGCCAGACATGAACGGCATCGCCAAAGGCGGCTCCAACGGTCTTCAAATACGGAGCGACGACGGTCATCATCCACACACGAAAGAAGGATTGCCCCGTCTCAGGCTGCCGTGCATAAAACGACATCAGCAGCATTTGGCCGCTCAGTAAGCCAATCAACGCTAGCACGACGTGGTGACCCGGTCGTTTGCCGGTGGTCATGACAACGACTTAGTATTCAAGCCGTTCGAGGTTAGTGCACACACGTTTGAGCAGATCAATATCGTCTAACATTTTCCCGGCCCCCAACACAACCGATGAGAGCGGGTCTTCGGCCATGATGACCGGCACACTGGTCTCCAACCTCAAACGCTTATCCAAATTCTTCAACAATGCGCCCCCGCCGGTGAGCACAATTCCGTGATCCACAATATCGGCGGCCAGTTCCGGCGGTGTCCGCTCCAACGCCACCCGAACGGCATTGACAATCGTGGTGACGGTCTCAGCCAACGCCTCGCGGACTTCTTCGTCGTTAATGACGATCGTCTTGGGCACACCTTCAATCAAGCTACGGCCCCGCACTTCCATCGAGAGGGGTTCGTCTAAGGGATATGCCGAACCGAGCTCGATCTTGATCTGCTCGGCTGTACGCTCGCCAATCAGCAAGTTGTATTTCCGTTTAATGTACTGGATGATCGCCTCATCCATTTCATTGCTGGCCACGCGCACCGAGCGGGAATAGACAATACCCGATAGCGAGATGACAGCAATATCGGTTGTCCCTCCGCCAATATCCACAATCATGTTGCCCGACGGTTCGGTAATCGGCAGGCCGGCGCCGACGGCAGCCGCGATACATTCTTCGACCAAGTACACATCGCTGGCCTTAGCCCGATAGGCCGCATCAATGACGGCGCGGCGCTCCACTTGTGTGATCTCTCCCGGCACGCCAATGACCACCCGCGGATTGACCCACGAGCGCCCATTGTGGGCCTTGCGAATAAAACTTTGCAACATGATCTCGGTCAACTCGAAATTGGCGATGACCCCATCACGCATCGGACGGATGGCCACAATGTTCGAGTGCGTACGTCCAAGCATCTCCTTGGCTTCTTTGCCCACCGCTTCGACCTTATGCGTCACTTTGTTGACCACTACGATTGAAGGCTCACTGACAACGATACCGCGTCCCTTGGCGTAAACGAGCGTGTTGGCCGTCCCTAAATCAATGGCTAAATCGTTGGAAAAAATACGAAAGATAGACGGCAAGGCACTTCTCCTTCCTCATAAGTGATGTCTGGGCAACGTCGCATTTCTCTCATAGCCCTACAGACGTGAACTGTATCATAAGGCCTGACTTGATTCAACTGCTTGCGCCGGTCATCAGAAGAAATAATCAAGAAATTTCACCGCGCAGCGCAGCTCACGATCTCGACACAGGCACAGACTCTCCTTGCCAACCCTTCACAGCCCGATTATAACTACGCTCCTCTGTGGAGCATTCATCAACAGGAGTACCATGACAGCACACATCCTGGATGGCACGGCCATCGCAACAACGATCAAAGCAGAAGTCGCGCAAGAAGTCGAGCAGTTAGCCACTCGTGGCCTGCAACCGGGCTTGGCAGCAGTGCTCACCGGTAACAATCCGGCTTCGCGCGTCTACGTCAACAGCAAGGTTAATACCTGTCAGCAACTGG from Blastocatellia bacterium includes these protein-coding regions:
- the mreC gene encoding rod shape-determining protein MreC, whose protein sequence is MTTGKRPGHHVVLALIGLLSGQMLLMSFYARQPETGQSFFRVWMMTVVAPYLKTVGAAFGDAVHVWQNYADLRRSKQEVEQLRRQLAQTQLELHQLKEATRAATRLDTLARYQQTQMGSSVIARVIQRDVSGWFGTILIDRGRRDGVAHNSVVMTPEGLVGRVIALGPSVAQVQLITDERSGAGAVIGVIGQSRALGVVEGRNEALCKMRYVPGREIVPLGEIVYTSGQDGIYPPGIPIGRIIAVQKGSVMVSHDITIEPLAPLAKLEEVIVLLSRPSKIELDSSVAADN
- the mrdA gene encoding penicillin-binding protein 2 — its product is MDLKLNELAEKARKVNEGHRLAIIQYGLVLSFVAIILRLWSLQVIHHEEYLKRAENNRLKTLPILAPRGFVFDREGRVLIENNPSLTIIMNREEVQARGRTVMEVVNELKIRGLALDTDLISGYMNAVKRRPSWYPIVIKENATTADVAWVRAHQLEYPELDIVEQPIRRYPDGPLLAHVLGYVSEISPQELEQPEFKDYRPGDIIGKAGIEKYYDSLLRGKDGMRRVVVDSTGREIEELDRVDPVPGRDLRLTIDLDLQRVAEEQLADRRGVVIAMDPRNGEILAMVSHPSFDPNLFSQRIKTPAGKEEYQALLRDRQLPLYNRAIQGTYPSGSTWKPLIAVAALEERVITRQDSRILCGGGIQIGNRFTRCMGSHGAPDVHNALRVSCDGYFYRLGLKLGVDRMHEWVKSMGLGQRTGIDLPGEREGIIPGRHVKRRNPRDPEWRDHDTVIASVGQGAVAITPLQLLRAYAGIAMGGVLHTPHLLLEVGAPGPRTPYQDDRPLRIRMSKETHELVAKGLWAVVNEGGTGTRAAVKGFDVSGKTGTAQVVALHKTRGEFKDHAWFAAFAPLDKPEIAVVVLIENIGFGGTHSAPVAGAIFEAYYRKHHAPPSQTQIAQRDQANTSSSAARSGVTTSVPANAARPTTPSASPAAATAAPARAVKPPLVPATAASAGRGSSSSVNKPSQAGAASGNRAYSTGRRQSNVAAASASTSSASAASPKPTHNNSSGATTKHRPRTVTQQARRGQR
- the mreD gene encoding rod shape-determining protein MreD, coding for MSVTKIILSTIAALLIQLLVSSYLRFPSFNLSHLDLVLIVVVYSCFGRDPLRSMLLGAGAGLVQDSFSGGILGTQSFCKTVIAFLTGSLSVRFALDSPLLRLFVMAGASILHGLIFVGLHSLFGVSLIEPPVQENLLRRLAWPLLANFIGAIIIFPLLDRYMTGRAGRRERRTVRLGQMR
- a CDS encoding rod shape-determining protein; this encodes MFRIFSNDLAIDLGTANTLVYAKGRGIVVSEPSIVVVNKVTHKVEAVGKEAKEMLGRTHSNIVAIRPMRDGVIANFELTEIMLQSFIRKAHNGRSWVNPRVVIGVPGEITQVERRAVIDAAYRAKASDVYLVEECIAAAVGAGLPITEPSGNMIVDIGGGTTDIAVISLSGIVYSRSVRVASNEMDEAIIQYIKRKYNLLIGERTAEQIKIELGSAYPLDEPLSMEVRGRSLIEGVPKTIVINDEEVREALAETVTTIVNAVRVALERTPPELAADIVDHGIVLTGGGALLKNLDKRLRLETSVPVIMAEDPLSSVVLGAGKMLDDIDLLKRVCTNLERLEY